One genomic region from Colletotrichum lupini chromosome 7, complete sequence encodes:
- a CDS encoding subtilase: protein MVRATALIAAVLPAALAAPFGLSNSGASTNDSGSFMGVPISNLNAADLIPNKYIVVYNNTFDDDAITSKMSSFAASIKKRNIGKRSLDGRSLSTSTRNFKMNAWRATVMEADDSMIMSVMNAEEVAYVEQDAKVKISATVSQTNAPPGLIRMSHAAAGEAGYVFDQTGGDGITAYIVDTGILTTHSEFQGRATFGANFINSVDTDENGHGSHVAGTIGGQTFGVAKNVNLIGVKVLDGDGAGSNSGVLDGMQFVIDDVAKKNLTGKAVMNMSLGGSASAAVNRAIQALNNAGIVPVVAAGNENQDAANTSPASAPNAITVGAIDARNDRKASFSNFGTVVDIFAPGVNILSVGITSDTATNTLSGTSMASPHVAGLAAYLMGLEGLNTVKAVTDRMLALATASGASVQRNTAGTTNLIANNGQL, encoded by the exons ATGGTTCGCGCTACCGCTCTCATCGCAGCCGTGCTGCCCGCCGCTCTCGCCGCTCCTTTCGGCCTCAGCAACAGCGGCGCTTCCACCAACGACTCTGGCTCCTTCATGGGCGTTCCCATCTCTAACCTCAACGCCGCCGACCTGATTCCCAACAAGTACATTGTCGTCTACAACAACACCTTTGACGATGATGCCATTACCTCCAAGATGTCCTCGTTCGCTGCCTCCATCAAGAAGCGCAACATTGGCAAGCGTTCCCTTGACGGTCGCTCCCTCAGCACCTCTACCCGCAACTTCAAGATGAACGCGTGGCGCGCCACCGTTATGGAGGCTGATGACTCCATGATCATGAGCGTCATGAACGCCGAGGAGGTTGCCTACGTCGAGCAGGATGCCAAGGTCAAGATCTCCGCCACCGTCTCCCAGACCAACGCTCCCCCCGGCCTTATCCGCATGTCTCACGCCGCTGCCGGTGAGGCTGGCTACGTCTTCGACCAGACAGGAGGTGACGGTATCACTGCCTACATCGTCGACACCGGTATCCTTACCACCCACTCCGAGTTCCAGGGCCGTGCTACCTTTGGCGCCAACTTCATCAACAGCGTT GACACTGATGAGAACGGACACGGCTCCCACGTTGCTGGTACCATTGGTGGTCAGACTTTCGGTGTTGCCAAGAACGTCAACCTCATTGGCGTCAAGGTTCTTGATGGCGATGGTGCTGGCTCCAACTCTGGTGTTCTCGATGGCATGCAGTTCG TCATTGACGACGTCGCCAAGAAGAACCTCACTGGCAAGGCTGTCATGAACATGTCTCTTGGTGGCTCTGCCTCCGCTGCTGTCAACCGCGCTATCCAGGCTCTCAACAACGCTGGCATCGTCCCCGTCGTCGCTGCCGGAAACGAGAACCAGGATGCTGCCAACACCTCGCCCGCTTCCGCCCCCAACGCCATCACTGTCGGTGCCATTGATGCTCGCAACGACCGCAAGGCCTCCTTCTCCAACTTCGGCACTGTCGTCGACATCTTCGCCCCCGGTGTCAACATTCTCTCTGTCGGCATCACCTCCGATACCGCCACCAACACCCTGTCCGGTACCTCCATGGCCTCCCCTCACGTTGCTGGCCTTGCCGCCTACCTGATGGGTCTTGAGGGCCTCAACACCGTTAAGGCTGTTACCGACCGCATGCTCGCTCTCGCCACCGCCTCTGGTGCCTCTGTCCAGCGCAACACTGCTGGCACCACCAACCTGATTGCCAACAACGGACAGCTCTAG